Proteins from a single region of Gemmatirosa kalamazoonensis:
- the bet gene encoding phage recombination protein Bet: MTAPAPEVQDRAQTGPVVDLPQAAPLVHVSKGAEREQQAPESEPAPPTVEGLHFTREQIELIKRTIAKGATDDELQLFLFTCKRLRLDPFARQIYFIKRKTQEDGRWVETGRAEVSIDGFRLVAERTGEYEGQTPPQWGKLYDFDVTGGDPVVRWFEVWPFPAEQPYAARVGVHRRAFKEPLLGIARFDAYAQKRRDGGLVSMWERMGPEQLAKCAEALALRKAFPNELSGVYTPDEMGQASNAAPASEDTAAAASASAGDPNEPPAPTCPKCSGGMWDNRETKTNPRAPDFKCKDRSCDGKYWPGEWPPKSADVKRGEKKFPKNFPLEQLRGRQVGDCTWSELTDALEASRKGGSEKWIEIVSEELEARRARGDVPAYAKQQDLGVQEPPKPSTAARVDMPAGGRVEDALERRAAKADDDIPF; this comes from the coding sequence ATGACCGCGCCCGCCCCCGAAGTGCAGGACCGCGCCCAGACCGGTCCTGTTGTCGACCTCCCTCAGGCTGCGCCGCTCGTGCACGTGTCGAAGGGCGCGGAGCGCGAGCAGCAGGCGCCGGAGTCGGAGCCCGCACCGCCGACCGTCGAGGGGCTGCACTTCACGCGCGAGCAGATCGAGCTGATCAAGCGCACGATCGCGAAGGGCGCGACCGACGACGAGCTGCAGCTCTTCCTGTTCACGTGCAAGCGGCTCCGCCTCGACCCGTTCGCGCGGCAGATCTACTTCATCAAGCGGAAGACGCAGGAGGACGGCCGCTGGGTCGAGACGGGCCGCGCCGAGGTGTCGATCGACGGCTTCCGCCTCGTCGCCGAGCGCACCGGCGAGTACGAGGGGCAGACGCCGCCGCAGTGGGGCAAGCTGTACGACTTCGACGTCACCGGCGGAGACCCCGTCGTACGGTGGTTCGAGGTGTGGCCGTTCCCCGCCGAGCAGCCGTACGCCGCGCGCGTGGGCGTGCACCGCCGCGCGTTCAAGGAGCCGCTCCTGGGCATCGCCCGGTTCGACGCGTACGCGCAGAAGAGGCGCGATGGAGGGCTCGTGTCGATGTGGGAGCGCATGGGGCCCGAGCAGCTCGCGAAGTGCGCCGAGGCGCTCGCGCTGCGGAAGGCGTTCCCGAACGAGCTCTCGGGCGTGTACACGCCGGACGAGATGGGCCAGGCGTCGAACGCGGCGCCCGCGAGCGAGGACACCGCGGCCGCCGCGTCGGCGAGCGCGGGCGATCCGAACGAGCCGCCGGCGCCGACGTGCCCGAAGTGCAGCGGTGGCATGTGGGACAATCGCGAGACGAAGACGAACCCGCGCGCGCCGGACTTCAAATGCAAGGACCGCAGCTGCGACGGGAAGTACTGGCCCGGCGAGTGGCCGCCGAAGTCGGCCGACGTGAAGCGCGGCGAGAAGAAGTTCCCGAAGAACTTCCCGCTCGAGCAGCTGCGCGGCCGCCAGGTCGGCGACTGCACCTGGAGCGAACTCACTGACGCACTCGAGGCGTCGCGCAAGGGCGGCTCGGAGAAGTGGATCGAGATCGTGAGCGAGGAGCTCGAGGCACGCCGCGCGCGCGGTGACGTGCCCGCGTACGCGAAGCAGCAGGACCTCGGCGTCCAGGAGCCGCCGAAGCCGAGTACGGCCGCGCGCGTCGACATGCCCGCCGGCGGCCGCGTCGAGGACGCACTCGAGCGAAGGGCCGCGAAGGCCGACGACGACATCCCGTTCTGA
- a CDS encoding DUF5131 family protein, with the protein MGDRTGIEWTDATWNPIRGCSRVSEGCRHCYAETVAARFSGAGQPYEGLARRTSSGEARWTGEVRFIPEHLADPLRWQRPRRVFVNSMSDLFHDGVTDEQLAAIFAVMALAERHVFQVLTKRPARMQTWCATLRERYGSQLGAAELLTGTFLGQAFSLAQVNAVAERFARGALPNVWLGVSVEDQAAADARIHLLLDTPAAVRFLSMEPLLGPVDLGAVRKYVADQSFITFDARDRHGLHQWTDAGVDWVIVGGESGPRARPMHPAWARALRDQCACAGVPFFFKQWGEWIADDADPRVLEAAIAHNAAHQYVTDPTCGHARMMFRLGKVRAGRELDGRTWDEMPASPVAVGV; encoded by the coding sequence ATGGGTGATCGCACGGGGATCGAGTGGACCGACGCGACGTGGAATCCAATCCGCGGGTGTTCGCGCGTGTCCGAGGGCTGCCGCCACTGCTACGCGGAGACCGTCGCGGCTCGGTTCAGCGGCGCGGGGCAGCCGTACGAGGGCCTTGCTCGGCGCACATCAAGCGGTGAGGCGCGCTGGACGGGTGAGGTGCGGTTCATCCCGGAGCACCTCGCGGATCCGCTGCGCTGGCAGCGGCCGCGGCGCGTGTTCGTGAACAGCATGTCCGACCTCTTCCACGACGGGGTCACCGACGAGCAGCTCGCGGCGATCTTCGCCGTCATGGCGCTCGCCGAGCGCCACGTCTTCCAGGTGCTCACGAAGCGGCCCGCGCGCATGCAGACCTGGTGCGCGACTCTGCGCGAACGCTACGGATCACAGCTCGGTGCGGCTGAGCTGCTCACAGGCACGTTCCTCGGGCAAGCGTTCTCGCTTGCCCAGGTGAACGCCGTAGCAGAGCGCTTCGCGCGCGGCGCGCTGCCGAACGTGTGGCTCGGCGTCTCGGTGGAAGACCAGGCGGCGGCCGATGCGCGGATCCACCTGCTGCTCGACACGCCGGCGGCGGTGCGATTCCTCTCCATGGAGCCGCTGTTAGGCCCGGTCGACCTGGGTGCGGTGCGGAAGTACGTCGCCGATCAGTCGTTCATCACCTTCGACGCGCGCGACCGGCACGGGCTGCACCAGTGGACCGACGCCGGCGTGGACTGGGTCATCGTCGGCGGCGAGAGTGGGCCGCGTGCGCGCCCGATGCACCCGGCATGGGCGCGCGCGCTGCGGGACCAGTGTGCCTGCGCGGGTGTCCCATTCTTCTTCAAACAGTGGGGCGAGTGGATCGCCGACGACGCTGACCCGCGCGTGCTCGAGGCGGCGATCGCGCACAACGCTGCGCACCAGTACGTGACCGATCCGACATGCGGGCACGCTCGCATGATGTTCCGCCTCGGGAAGGTGCGCGCGGGTCGAGAGCTCGACGGCCGTACATGGGACGAGATGCCGGCTTCGCCGGTGGCGGTGGGTGTATGA
- a CDS encoding zinc ribbon domain-containing protein translates to MFLLFIFAVACGIAGYLLLEPMDNGGAGAALGFLLGPIGILIAWIMRMNAQRELEAQRVRHDRHHRESDSRATAVVPSAMTRDTKVCPDCAETIKADARICRFCRREFSVEEIAAAKAPREVARAKGPPREPKPCEVCGTPVAWADQRIGGPVQCPEHRGAPARRSFR, encoded by the coding sequence ATGTTCCTCCTATTCATCTTCGCCGTCGCCTGCGGCATCGCCGGCTACCTGCTGCTCGAGCCGATGGACAACGGCGGCGCAGGCGCCGCGCTCGGGTTTCTACTCGGCCCGATCGGGATCCTTATCGCGTGGATCATGCGAATGAACGCGCAGCGCGAGCTCGAGGCACAGCGCGTTCGACACGACCGTCACCACCGCGAGAGCGATTCCCGAGCGACGGCCGTCGTCCCGAGCGCGATGACACGCGACACGAAGGTCTGCCCCGACTGCGCGGAGACCATCAAGGCCGACGCCCGCATCTGCCGGTTCTGCCGTCGGGAGTTCAGCGTGGAGGAGATCGCGGCCGCGAAAGCGCCGCGCGAAGTCGCGCGCGCGAAAGGACCGCCGCGCGAGCCGAAGCCCTGCGAGGTGTGCGGCACCCCCGTGGCTTGGGCGGACCAGCGCATCGGCGGTCCTGTCCAGTGTCCGGAGCACCGCGGTGCGCCGGCGCGCCGGTCCTTCCGCTGA
- a CDS encoding STAS domain-containing protein, which yields MPTLQAPEEFTKPATKRFVDEARVALDEHHAGVRIDFTHVVSVGAAGGLALLALHEYAAQLGGDVLLVNVPDDLADELAAAGVDRACYVRRADARATASRRARANQRAGRTEEGDGASARGGYIRLVRETE from the coding sequence ATGCCCACACTCCAGGCGCCGGAGGAGTTCACGAAGCCGGCGACCAAGCGGTTCGTCGACGAAGCGCGCGTGGCGCTCGACGAGCACCACGCCGGCGTGCGGATCGACTTCACCCACGTCGTGTCCGTCGGCGCCGCTGGCGGCCTCGCCCTGCTCGCGCTGCACGAGTACGCCGCCCAGTTAGGCGGTGACGTCCTCCTCGTAAACGTGCCGGACGATCTCGCGGACGAGCTAGCCGCCGCGGGTGTAGACCGCGCGTGTTACGTGCGCCGCGCCGACGCACGCGCTACTGCGTCGCGACGAGCGCGCGCGAACCAGCGGGCCGGCCGTACCGAGGAGGGCGACGGGGCAAGCGCACGAG
- a CDS encoding helix-turn-helix domain-containing protein: protein MLSSGSDGRRIALDRMPDTPPTLGARLKQARRQKAAREGRDYTQAALAQDASVAPVSVSRYESNVQEPSLELIQRMAAVLGVSPGWLAFGDEDDVPNDRRAPTSMFKTREQLEAEEREQKDRGA from the coding sequence ATGCTGTCAAGCGGATCCGATGGTCGTCGTATCGCACTCGACAGGATGCCAGACACGCCACCGACGCTCGGGGCCCGGCTCAAGCAGGCGCGCCGGCAGAAGGCCGCCAGGGAGGGGCGTGACTACACGCAGGCAGCGCTCGCGCAGGACGCGAGCGTGGCACCCGTCAGCGTCTCCCGGTACGAGTCGAACGTGCAGGAGCCGTCGCTGGAGCTGATTCAGCGGATGGCGGCCGTCCTCGGCGTGTCGCCTGGCTGGCTCGCGTTCGGCGACGAGGATGACGTGCCCAACGACCGTCGGGCACCTACGAGCATGTTCAAGACGCGTGAGCAGCTCGAGGCGGAGGAACGCGAACAGAAGGACCGCGGCGCCTAA
- a CDS encoding helicase HerA domain-containing protein — protein MPNALRVAANLALPLDTVTGTMAVLGIRGSGKSTTATVIVEELLEHGQQVAVIDPTDVWWGLKSSADGKSPGYPVVILGGRRGDLPLAAGDGATIADFVVESNASVVCSLRHFESQRDMRRFVTDFARRLYFRKGQEGRATPLMCVFDEASLFVPQRVMGEDAQMVGAIQKLVRQGRASGFGVTLIDQRASTVNKDVLTQVELLVCHRTVAPQDRKALEAWIDEHDAEGRAEDFLTSLRRLPQGTAWFWSPEWLDVFQQVQVRSARTFDSRRTPKAGERVKAPTRTADVDLEALKAKLATTIEQARADDPRELRKRITELERELKQRGAAPDPAALQAEYKRGLEAAVQELRTLLVGRAVDLRATAERLTDVATAAVDAMRRTADAIAGDVPAHIAAAPPAVGRIPARPTRSAAAAPRSAPPVRRSPAPASGNGVHVSGTQQRILNALALFEQLGQTPTSRAAVAGVCGISHTTGSFSNNLSTLRTAGLLEDAPGGAIALTADGRAHITELPTVVSVDDVHSLWIDASNSLSGTQKRMLEQLIGAYPKPITRQQIAEALGVQADTGSFSNNLSKLRTLGLLADVSRSEVIATELLFPRGLA, from the coding sequence ATGCCTAACGCGCTTCGCGTCGCGGCGAACCTCGCGCTGCCGCTCGACACCGTCACGGGCACCATGGCGGTACTCGGCATCCGCGGGTCGGGGAAGTCGACCACCGCCACGGTGATCGTCGAGGAGCTGCTCGAGCACGGCCAGCAGGTCGCCGTGATCGACCCGACCGACGTGTGGTGGGGCCTCAAGAGCTCCGCCGATGGGAAGTCGCCCGGCTACCCGGTCGTCATCCTCGGCGGCCGCCGCGGCGACCTGCCGCTCGCCGCCGGCGACGGCGCGACGATCGCCGACTTCGTCGTGGAGTCGAACGCGTCGGTCGTCTGCTCGCTCCGCCACTTCGAGAGCCAGCGCGACATGCGGCGGTTCGTGACCGACTTCGCGCGCCGCCTCTACTTCCGAAAGGGGCAGGAGGGACGCGCGACGCCGCTCATGTGCGTGTTCGACGAGGCCTCGCTGTTCGTCCCGCAGCGCGTGATGGGCGAGGACGCGCAGATGGTCGGCGCGATCCAGAAGCTCGTGCGCCAGGGCCGCGCCTCCGGCTTCGGCGTCACGCTGATCGATCAGCGCGCGAGCACGGTGAACAAGGACGTGCTCACGCAGGTGGAGCTGCTCGTCTGCCATCGCACCGTGGCGCCGCAGGACCGGAAGGCGCTCGAGGCGTGGATCGACGAGCACGACGCGGAGGGGCGCGCGGAGGACTTCCTCACGTCGCTACGGCGGCTGCCGCAGGGCACCGCCTGGTTCTGGTCTCCGGAGTGGCTCGACGTGTTCCAGCAGGTGCAGGTGCGCTCGGCGCGCACGTTCGACTCACGCCGCACGCCGAAGGCCGGCGAGCGCGTGAAGGCGCCCACGCGCACGGCCGACGTGGACCTCGAGGCGCTGAAGGCGAAGCTCGCGACCACGATCGAGCAGGCGCGCGCCGACGACCCGCGCGAGCTGCGGAAGCGCATCACGGAGCTCGAGCGCGAGCTGAAGCAGCGGGGTGCGGCGCCGGATCCGGCAGCCCTGCAGGCCGAGTACAAGCGCGGGCTCGAGGCCGCCGTGCAGGAGCTGCGTACGCTGCTCGTCGGCCGCGCGGTCGACCTGCGCGCGACAGCGGAGCGGCTCACCGACGTGGCCACGGCCGCGGTGGACGCGATGCGCCGCACGGCCGACGCGATCGCTGGCGACGTGCCCGCGCACATCGCGGCGGCACCGCCCGCGGTGGGACGCATTCCGGCGCGGCCGACACGGTCGGCGGCGGCTGCGCCACGTTCCGCGCCGCCGGTGAGACGCTCGCCGGCGCCGGCGAGCGGCAATGGCGTGCACGTCTCCGGCACGCAGCAGCGGATCCTGAACGCGCTCGCGCTGTTCGAGCAGCTCGGACAGACGCCGACGTCGCGCGCGGCCGTCGCCGGCGTGTGCGGGATCTCGCACACCACGGGGTCGTTCTCGAACAACCTCTCGACGCTCCGCACCGCGGGGCTCCTCGAGGACGCACCGGGCGGCGCGATCGCGCTCACCGCCGACGGCCGCGCGCACATCACGGAACTGCCGACGGTCGTCAGCGTCGACGACGTCCACTCGCTGTGGATCGACGCCAGCAATTCACTCTCGGGCACGCAGAAGCGGATGCTCGAGCAGCTGATCGGCGCGTACCCGAAGCCGATCACGCGCCAGCAGATCGCCGAGGCGCTCGGCGTCCAGGCCGACACCGGCTCGTTCAGCAACAACCTGTCGAAGCTGCGGACGTTAGGCCTCCTCGCCGACGTCTCGCGCTCCGAGGTCATTGCCACCGAACTCCTCTTCCCCCGAGGACTCGCCTGA
- a CDS encoding zinc finger domain-containing protein, whose product MRLDKRTRDLIERWEHHPALAVPCPRCHKAPGEPCVSCLGNVTLPHIPRVIAAERAPERGEAAAHG is encoded by the coding sequence ATGCGCCTCGACAAACGGACCCGCGATCTCATCGAGCGCTGGGAGCATCATCCGGCGCTCGCCGTCCCTTGCCCCCGTTGCCACAAGGCCCCCGGCGAGCCGTGCGTCTCGTGCCTGGGCAACGTCACGCTTCCACACATCCCGCGCGTGATCGCTGCGGAGCGCGCGCCCGAGCGCGGGGAGGCCGCGGCGCATGGCTAG